From the Oryzihumus leptocrescens genome, one window contains:
- a CDS encoding GNAT family N-acetyltransferase has translation MACPATASAAAFLPVLTVEDLWPPFALSITCGPLSLRAMRDDDLPELVAAAADGIHGDDLRPFPRAWAGRPTTELGRDLASRYWRHRANFSSDEWGLPLVARFEGRIVGVQGAEAVRYPVLRTPDTFSWLTRSVQGRGLGTLMRQAICVFLFDELDAHAVTSGAYADNPASAAVSRKVGYVANGTRLELRDDAAAEHHKFILMRDRLVRPERPVVVEGGAALRRFVGVPRPDEG, from the coding sequence ATGGCTTGCCCCGCAACGGCATCCGCGGCAGCGTTCCTGCCTGTGCTGACCGTCGAGGACCTGTGGCCACCGTTCGCCCTGTCGATCACCTGCGGCCCTCTCAGCCTCCGGGCCATGCGCGATGACGACCTGCCGGAGCTCGTGGCCGCGGCTGCTGACGGGATCCACGGCGACGACCTGCGGCCGTTCCCTCGGGCCTGGGCCGGGCGGCCCACCACCGAGCTGGGTCGGGACCTTGCGAGCCGTTACTGGCGGCACCGGGCGAACTTCTCGTCCGATGAGTGGGGGCTTCCGCTCGTCGCGCGGTTCGAGGGCAGGATCGTGGGGGTCCAGGGCGCGGAGGCTGTGCGCTATCCGGTCCTCCGGACGCCGGACACCTTCTCCTGGCTGACCCGGTCGGTCCAGGGTCGAGGTCTGGGCACGCTGATGCGCCAGGCGATCTGCGTGTTCCTCTTCGACGAGCTCGACGCCCATGCCGTCACCAGTGGCGCCTACGCCGACAACCCCGCTTCGGCTGCCGTGAGCCGCAAGGTCGGCTACGTCGCCAATGGCACCAGGCTGGAGCTGCGCGACGACGCCGCGGCCGAGCACCACAAGTTCATCCTGATGCGTGACCGTCTCGTCCGCCCGGAGCGGCCGGTCGTGGTCGAAGGTGGTGCTGCCCTCCGGCGGTTCGTCGGGGTCCCGCGTCCTGACGAGGGCTGA